A single genomic interval of Aureliella helgolandensis harbors:
- the nusB gene encoding transcription antitermination factor NusB yields MSTRRRAREIVLQLLYEEDLHPEQDPTVADNFLVKRLHGNRKLVLFARDLFTNVVKNRRELDKALSSKASNWSLRRMAAIDRNILRLATYEIRMTETPGRVVINEAVELAKRYGARQSGQFVNGVLDRILHEEPEVEATPDEAQVAQPAATAD; encoded by the coding sequence ATGTCCACTCGCCGTCGCGCCCGAGAAATTGTCCTGCAACTCCTATATGAAGAGGATTTGCATCCGGAACAAGACCCCACTGTTGCTGACAATTTTCTAGTTAAGCGACTGCACGGTAACCGCAAATTAGTTCTTTTTGCTCGCGACCTATTTACGAATGTCGTCAAGAACCGCCGCGAGCTCGACAAGGCGCTCTCCAGCAAGGCGTCGAATTGGTCGCTCCGCCGTATGGCTGCGATTGATCGGAATATTTTGCGGTTGGCGACCTATGAAATTCGCATGACCGAAACACCGGGCCGTGTGGTGATCAATGAGGCGGTGGAGTTGGCCAAGCGCTACGGCGCGCGACAATCTGGGCAATTCGTCAACGGAGTGTTGGATCGCATCTTGCACGAAGAACCTGAAGTGGAAGCAACGCCTGACGAAGCTCAAGTCGCTCAACCCGCCGCTACGGCAGATTGA
- a CDS encoding alpha/beta hydrolase: protein MTCCWSSGILAWLTCGLVAFSAQGSMGAEPAARELTYATVNGTALRLDLYIPDGAEAKRPLIVWVHGGAWRSGDKADVPIRSLLKRGMAIASVNYRLSPQAMFPAQVHDIKAAIRYLRHHAADWNLDDRRFIIAGSSAGGHLAALVGVSHSVPELEGQVGQFREASSQVQGIISFYGASNLETILAQSTPHGLNVRIPALNLLLGGHPEEHPELARLASPVAHVTADDPPLWLIHGDQDPQMPINQSHELVGAYERLDLPVNLEVVYGGKHGGDLFFTDQRLDRLADEVR, encoded by the coding sequence ATGACGTGTTGTTGGAGTTCTGGAATCTTGGCTTGGCTGACCTGTGGACTTGTCGCGTTCTCCGCGCAAGGGAGCATGGGAGCCGAACCGGCTGCACGTGAGCTGACCTACGCAACGGTGAACGGAACGGCGCTCCGGCTCGATCTGTATATACCAGACGGGGCTGAAGCGAAGCGTCCGCTGATCGTCTGGGTGCACGGTGGTGCATGGCGTTCTGGCGACAAAGCCGACGTGCCCATTCGTTCCCTGTTGAAGCGCGGCATGGCCATCGCGAGTGTCAACTATCGCCTTAGTCCGCAGGCAATGTTTCCAGCCCAGGTACACGATATCAAAGCGGCGATTCGCTACTTGCGGCACCACGCGGCGGATTGGAATCTAGATGATCGACGGTTCATCATTGCTGGTTCATCTGCGGGCGGCCACTTAGCCGCGTTGGTCGGAGTCTCCCACTCGGTGCCCGAATTGGAAGGCCAAGTGGGCCAATTCCGAGAGGCTTCGTCTCAGGTCCAAGGTATCATTTCATTCTACGGAGCGTCCAATCTCGAGACGATCCTTGCCCAATCCACCCCGCATGGTCTTAACGTGCGCATCCCCGCCTTAAATTTGCTGCTGGGGGGACACCCCGAGGAGCATCCAGAGCTGGCGAGATTGGCCAGCCCGGTAGCGCACGTGACCGCCGACGATCCTCCGCTATGGTTGATACATGGGGATCAAGACCCGCAAATGCCGATCAATCAATCGCACGAGTTAGTGGGCGCCTATGAGCGGCTCGACTTGCCGGTCAACTTGGAGGTAGTTTATGGAGGGAAGCATGGCGGCGATCTATTCTTTACGGATCAACGCTTGGATAGGCTAGCAGACGAAGTGCGTTGA
- a CDS encoding heavy metal translocating P-type ATPase has product MASSPTQRSHHRHGPHSESHGHQHGLLGKYAELTFALAAAVCLGLGWALSFVHSISPWWPWGLYVTAYGFGSWFMVQEAIGELIVGRFEIDFLMLVAAVGAALLGAWAEGALLLVLFSLGHALEHYAMGRATGAIQALAELAPSTAIVKRGGTTAEVSVNDLRVGDIVVVKPNARIAADGFVIEGTSSVNQAPITGESVPVDKEPVPDAGQASRKPSSLAAQHRVFAGTVNGSGALEIQVTKLASDNTLARVVQMVAEAETRISPTQQLTKHIQLYYVPIVLGLVALLHFAWLVVEEPFSASFYRAMAVLVAASPCALAIATPSATLSGIARAARGGVLIKGGGPLESLGKVPAIAFDKTGTLTTGNPKLTDVLTADSIAEEELLRVAIAVESLSDHPLASALVRDGQQRLGQVISAEAENLRSVTGRGVQADFEGQSIAIGKRTLFSEIPGPPIPPELAAAITRLETGGRTTMVVRAGQRYLGVLGLMDTPRQSAKQTIACLRKLGVQQMLMLSGDNQSVADAVAQEIGIDEAFGDLMPEDKVDAIRKLQSSGGVAMVGDGVNDAPAMANAAVGIAMGAAGSDVALEAADIALMSDDLSHLPFAVGLSRQTSRIVRQNLWFSMGMVVFLVPAAILGLDMGPAVALHEGSTVAVVINALRLLAYPSVDP; this is encoded by the coding sequence TTGGCCTCCTCACCAACCCAGCGCAGCCACCATCGGCACGGGCCGCATTCCGAATCTCACGGCCATCAGCATGGCCTGTTGGGAAAATACGCTGAACTCACTTTTGCACTTGCCGCAGCGGTCTGTCTCGGGCTGGGGTGGGCCCTTTCGTTCGTCCACAGCATCAGCCCATGGTGGCCTTGGGGGCTCTACGTCACAGCCTATGGATTTGGCAGCTGGTTCATGGTGCAAGAGGCGATTGGAGAGCTGATTGTCGGACGCTTTGAGATCGATTTTCTGATGCTGGTGGCGGCCGTTGGTGCTGCCCTGCTGGGCGCCTGGGCCGAGGGAGCCTTGCTACTCGTTTTGTTTAGCTTGGGACATGCACTGGAGCACTACGCTATGGGGCGAGCGACAGGGGCCATTCAAGCTTTGGCGGAACTAGCTCCGTCCACTGCCATCGTCAAACGCGGTGGCACCACTGCGGAAGTGTCGGTCAACGATCTGCGCGTGGGGGACATCGTCGTGGTCAAACCCAATGCACGCATCGCGGCAGATGGTTTTGTCATCGAGGGCACGAGCAGCGTGAATCAAGCGCCGATCACTGGCGAAAGTGTCCCAGTCGACAAGGAGCCAGTACCCGACGCCGGCCAGGCCAGTCGCAAGCCAAGTTCGCTCGCCGCCCAGCATCGCGTCTTTGCAGGCACCGTCAACGGAAGCGGAGCGCTCGAAATCCAGGTCACCAAACTTGCGTCCGACAACACGTTGGCCCGAGTGGTACAGATGGTCGCCGAGGCCGAAACTCGCATTTCTCCCACCCAACAGCTGACCAAGCACATTCAGTTGTACTATGTGCCCATCGTCTTGGGGCTGGTCGCGCTGTTGCATTTCGCATGGTTGGTAGTCGAGGAACCCTTTTCGGCCTCTTTCTATCGTGCGATGGCTGTCTTAGTGGCCGCGAGTCCCTGTGCCTTGGCCATCGCGACCCCCAGTGCCACACTGAGTGGAATTGCACGGGCTGCCCGCGGTGGTGTCTTGATTAAGGGGGGCGGTCCCTTGGAGAGTCTGGGGAAGGTGCCTGCAATTGCGTTTGACAAAACGGGCACACTCACCACCGGAAATCCCAAGCTGACCGATGTCTTGACGGCCGATTCGATTGCCGAAGAGGAGTTGCTGCGAGTTGCGATCGCCGTCGAAAGTTTGAGCGATCACCCGCTTGCATCAGCACTTGTCCGTGATGGCCAGCAACGCCTCGGTCAGGTGATCAGCGCTGAAGCCGAGAACTTGCGCAGCGTCACCGGCCGAGGCGTCCAGGCTGATTTCGAGGGGCAATCCATCGCCATCGGCAAGCGCACCTTGTTTTCAGAGATACCGGGACCGCCGATTCCACCCGAGCTCGCCGCGGCGATCACCCGTCTGGAAACCGGTGGTCGCACCACCATGGTCGTACGCGCCGGCCAGCGTTACCTGGGAGTCCTCGGATTGATGGATACTCCACGCCAGTCAGCCAAGCAAACCATCGCTTGTCTGCGCAAACTGGGCGTCCAGCAGATGCTGATGTTGTCGGGAGACAATCAAAGTGTGGCGGACGCGGTCGCGCAAGAGATCGGAATCGACGAAGCGTTTGGCGATTTGATGCCGGAAGATAAAGTTGACGCCATCAGGAAATTGCAAAGTAGCGGAGGCGTCGCCATGGTGGGTGATGGCGTCAACGATGCGCCCGCCATGGCCAATGCTGCGGTGGGGATTGCCATGGGAGCCGCCGGTAGCGACGTCGCCTTGGAAGCCGCCGATATCGCGTTGATGTCCGATGATCTCAGTCATCTCCCCTTTGCTGTCGGACTCAGTCGCCAGACGAGTCGCATCGTCCGCCAAAATCTCTGGTTCAGTATGGGGATGGTCGTCTTCTTGGTTCCTGCGGCGATCCTGGGGCTGGACATGGGCCCTGCCGTCGCTCTCCATGAAGGCTCAACCGTAGCGGTCGTCATCAACGCACTTCGTCTGCTAGCCTATCCAAGCGTTGATCCGTAA
- a CDS encoding STAS domain-containing protein: MQFQLRRNRTATLEPSIPAVTLLDQLNSVRDTARRELCPEVVVDLSSVEKINSADVGEIVRLHLQLCATDRRLVLENAQKAVAEILEITRLYRLIEVRSPQTV; encoded by the coding sequence ATGCAATTCCAACTACGCCGCAACCGAACCGCAACACTAGAACCTTCCATTCCAGCCGTTACCCTGCTCGATCAACTCAACAGCGTGCGAGACACGGCACGGCGTGAGCTATGCCCAGAAGTGGTGGTGGACCTGTCTTCCGTTGAAAAAATCAATAGCGCCGACGTTGGTGAGATCGTGCGATTGCATTTGCAATTGTGTGCAACAGACCGACGACTGGTGCTGGAAAATGCGCAGAAGGCTGTTGCCGAGATATTGGAAATCACGCGTTTGTATCGTTTGATCGAAGTGCGCAGCCCGCAGACGGTTTGA
- a CDS encoding NADPH:quinone reductase translates to MKAAYLRQPGPPQAIEYGDLPEPVPQAGQVLVRMTAVSVNPIDTYIRGGAKYWELPQPFIIGCDIAGQVEALGEGVTQFQIGDRVWGSNQGLLGRQGTFAELCAIDAEWLHPTPDEIDDSSVAASALVAITAHLGLIGEGQFKPGQTIFVRGGVGGVGSMVVQMAKAIGGTVIATAGSQAKVELCKSLGADHVIDYSREDVSARLSELAPQGVHLFWETLRDPDFDMAVAALAPRGRMILMAGRDARPEFPVGPFYVKGCSLHGFAMFKFSAHEQQVCAADINHWFATGQLNALIDRTLPLSQAAEAHRLQEEHTLGKQSSLAGKIVLTP, encoded by the coding sequence GTGAAAGCTGCCTACCTACGACAACCTGGACCTCCCCAAGCCATCGAATATGGTGACCTTCCGGAACCGGTCCCCCAGGCTGGCCAAGTGCTCGTGCGCATGACTGCCGTCTCGGTAAATCCAATCGACACTTACATCCGTGGAGGTGCCAAGTACTGGGAGCTACCGCAACCGTTTATCATTGGCTGCGATATTGCTGGGCAGGTCGAAGCCCTGGGAGAGGGCGTTACGCAATTCCAAATTGGCGATCGGGTTTGGGGGAGCAATCAGGGGTTATTGGGACGCCAGGGGACCTTTGCAGAATTGTGTGCCATCGATGCGGAGTGGCTGCACCCGACGCCCGACGAGATCGATGATAGCTCAGTCGCCGCCTCAGCCTTAGTGGCCATCACCGCTCACCTGGGATTGATCGGCGAGGGGCAGTTCAAGCCTGGACAAACCATCTTTGTACGGGGAGGTGTCGGAGGCGTCGGATCGATGGTGGTGCAGATGGCCAAGGCAATTGGAGGCACAGTGATTGCCACGGCTGGCAGCCAGGCCAAGGTGGAGCTCTGCAAGAGCCTGGGGGCCGACCACGTAATCGATTACTCGCGTGAAGATGTTAGTGCGCGGTTATCGGAACTAGCACCACAAGGGGTCCACCTCTTTTGGGAAACGCTGCGAGACCCCGATTTTGATATGGCGGTAGCCGCCTTGGCCCCCCGCGGTCGCATGATTTTAATGGCGGGCCGCGATGCGCGCCCAGAATTTCCGGTTGGCCCTTTCTACGTCAAAGGATGTTCGTTGCATGGGTTCGCCATGTTCAAATTTTCCGCTCATGAACAACAGGTGTGCGCTGCAGATATCAACCACTGGTTTGCCACGGGGCAATTGAACGCCCTGATCGATCGCACTCTACCCCTGAGCCAAGCTGCCGAAGCGCACCGTTTGCAAGAAGAGCATACGCTAGGCAAGCAGAGTTCATTGGCGGGTAAAATCGTGCTGACGCCTTAG
- the scpB gene encoding SMC-Scp complex subunit ScpB, which yields MNESSTRPTRGEDDGDDELDGSEYEEEAGLSLEELSQTYANVVGQGVAPYQDVAEDTSDDAQAGGIGIFDPLEEDLDETGNCPVTPMSILESILFVGRPDNGTISAAEIAGLMRGVREAEVEELVQELNDLYEQTGRAIRISQLGNGYKAELARDLNHVKDQFYGRARDVRLNQAAIDCLALIAYQPGISRDKLEEQRGQPCGSVLNQLVRRELLEIRRVGKGKEATTEYYTTQRLLELAGLDSLEDLPHAEDWE from the coding sequence ATGAACGAGTCATCAACACGGCCCACTCGCGGAGAGGATGACGGTGATGATGAGCTCGACGGCTCCGAGTACGAAGAAGAAGCAGGGCTGTCCCTTGAGGAACTGAGCCAGACTTACGCGAATGTCGTAGGTCAAGGAGTCGCGCCCTACCAAGATGTCGCAGAGGATACTTCCGATGATGCCCAGGCGGGTGGAATCGGGATTTTCGATCCGCTCGAGGAAGATCTAGACGAAACGGGCAATTGCCCGGTCACCCCGATGTCCATCCTGGAATCGATTCTCTTCGTCGGCCGCCCGGACAATGGGACAATTTCTGCTGCCGAAATTGCCGGTTTGATGCGCGGTGTGCGCGAGGCCGAAGTCGAAGAGTTGGTTCAAGAGTTGAATGATCTCTATGAACAAACCGGACGGGCGATCCGCATTAGCCAGCTTGGCAACGGCTACAAAGCTGAATTGGCCCGTGACTTGAATCACGTGAAAGACCAGTTCTACGGTCGTGCCCGCGATGTCCGTTTGAACCAAGCGGCTATCGACTGCTTGGCACTTATCGCTTACCAACCTGGGATCTCCCGCGACAAACTCGAAGAGCAGCGTGGCCAACCCTGTGGTAGCGTCCTCAATCAACTCGTGCGGCGGGAATTGCTTGAAATTCGACGGGTAGGAAAGGGCAAGGAAGCAACCACCGAGTACTACACCACTCAGCGATTGCTAGAGCTTGCCGGTTTAGACTCATTGGAGGATCTCCCTCACGCCGAGGACTGGGAATAG